The following proteins are encoded in a genomic region of Magnolia sinica isolate HGM2019 chromosome 1, MsV1, whole genome shotgun sequence:
- the LOC131240572 gene encoding probable tetraacyldisaccharide 4'-kinase, mitochondrial isoform X3, producing MENLRRAITQIANAQTQDLQNLSHFSRFCLIPFLSFSSSLYRLSLFLRHNLYLFGLFRKQRLPVRVISVGNLTWGGNGKTPMVEYIALLLSNSGITPLVLTRGYAGGDEAKMLQRHLLSTSAKIGVGANRAGTAAWFLEKYGYIDQFSTCFEKHCPGQKSSCSEVGKIGAVILDDGMQISDRQLRHIKATVREIKETLPILFSRMSPSHFFEVKNCDSKLPLTTVKNMVVLCVSAIGCPNAFVLGIEQIGPLCVDRLDFSDHHFFQAMDIMTIKERLKVLKDEFRVKPIIVVTEKDYDRDPVILKELDQFKVLVLCSSLQIVPSPEQTEESFNALLKKLINQSKLNSMENINTTSARG from the exons ATGGAAAACCTGAGAAGAGCAATTACTCAAATAGCCAACGCCCAAACCCAAGACCTCCAAAACCTCTCACATTTCAGTCGCTTTTGTCTCAtcccttttctctccttctcttcctccctctacagactctctctcttcctccgcCACAATCTCTACCTCTTCGGCCTCTTCCGAAAGCAGAG ATTGCCGGTGCGGGTGATCAGCGTTGGCAATTTGACGTGGGGTGGGAATGGAAAGACGCCGATGGTCGAATACATTGCCTTATTGCTTTCAAATTCCGGAATTACACCGCTCGTTCTTACCAGA GGTTATGCTGGTGGCGATGAAGCTAAAATGCTTCAAAGACATCTACTTAGCACTTCTGCAAAGATTGGTGTGGGGGCAAACAGGGCTGGCACCGCAGCATGGTTCTTAGAAAAATATGGTTATATTGATCAGTTCAGTACATGCTTTGAGAAACACTGCCCTGGTCAGAAGTCGAGTTGCTCTGAGGTAGGCAAAATCGGTGCTGTAATTTTGGATGATGGAATGCAG ATTTCTGATCGTCAGCTCAGGCACATTAAGGCGACAGTACGAGAAATTAAAGAAACCCTTCCCATTTTATTCAGTAGGATGTCTCCATCCCACTTCTTTGAAGTCAAGAATTGCGATTCCAAATTGCCATTAACAACTGTGAAAAATATGGTTGTACTCTGTGTTTCTGCAATTGGTTGTCCAAATGCCTTCGTACTGGGGATTGAGcag ATTGGTCCTTTGTGTGTTGATAGATTGGATTTCAGTGACCATCATTTCTTTCAAGCTATG GACATCATGACGATCAAAGAGAGACTTAAAGTACTAAAGGATGAATTCAGGGTCAAGCCTATTATTGTAGTGACAGAGAAG GATTATGATCGGGACCCAGTTATTCTAAAAGAACTCGATCAGTTCAAAGTTTTGGTACTTTGTTCTTCCCTGCAAATCGTGCCTTCTCCTGAACAGACGGAGGAGAGCTTCAATGCTCTGTTGAAAAAGCTGATTAACCAATCAAAG TTGAATTCAATGGAAAATATCAACACAACTTCAGCACGAGGGTGA
- the LOC131240572 gene encoding probable tetraacyldisaccharide 4'-kinase, mitochondrial isoform X1: protein MENLRRAITQIANAQTQDLQNLSHFSRFCLIPFLSFSSSLYRLSLFLRHNLYLFGLFRKQRLPVRVISVGNLTWGGNGKTPMVEYIALLLSNSGITPLVLTRGYAGGDEAKMLQRHLLSTSAKIGVGANRAGTAAWFLEKYGYIDQFSTCFEKHCPGQKSSCSEVGKIGAVILDDGMQHWSLLRDLEIVMVNGIIPWGNGQLLPRGPLREPLTALRRADVAVIHHADLISDRQLRHIKATVREIKETLPILFSRMSPSHFFEVKNCDSKLPLTTVKNMVVLCVSAIGCPNAFVLGIEQIGPLCVDRLDFSDHHFFQAMDIMTIKERLKVLKDEFRVKPIIVVTEKDYDRDPVILKELDQFKVLVLCSSLQIVPSPEQTEESFNALLKKLINQSKLNSMENINTTSARG from the exons ATGGAAAACCTGAGAAGAGCAATTACTCAAATAGCCAACGCCCAAACCCAAGACCTCCAAAACCTCTCACATTTCAGTCGCTTTTGTCTCAtcccttttctctccttctcttcctccctctacagactctctctcttcctccgcCACAATCTCTACCTCTTCGGCCTCTTCCGAAAGCAGAG ATTGCCGGTGCGGGTGATCAGCGTTGGCAATTTGACGTGGGGTGGGAATGGAAAGACGCCGATGGTCGAATACATTGCCTTATTGCTTTCAAATTCCGGAATTACACCGCTCGTTCTTACCAGA GGTTATGCTGGTGGCGATGAAGCTAAAATGCTTCAAAGACATCTACTTAGCACTTCTGCAAAGATTGGTGTGGGGGCAAACAGGGCTGGCACCGCAGCATGGTTCTTAGAAAAATATGGTTATATTGATCAGTTCAGTACATGCTTTGAGAAACACTGCCCTGGTCAGAAGTCGAGTTGCTCTGAGGTAGGCAAAATCGGTGCTGTAATTTTGGATGATGGAATGCAG CACTGGAGCTTGTTGCGTGATCTGGAGATTGTGATGGTAAATGGTATTATACCATGGGGAAACGGTCAGTTGCTTCCGCGTGGACCTTTGAGGGAACCTTTGACTGCACTTAGAAGAGCAGATGTTGCAGTAATCCATCATGCGGATCTG ATTTCTGATCGTCAGCTCAGGCACATTAAGGCGACAGTACGAGAAATTAAAGAAACCCTTCCCATTTTATTCAGTAGGATGTCTCCATCCCACTTCTTTGAAGTCAAGAATTGCGATTCCAAATTGCCATTAACAACTGTGAAAAATATGGTTGTACTCTGTGTTTCTGCAATTGGTTGTCCAAATGCCTTCGTACTGGGGATTGAGcag ATTGGTCCTTTGTGTGTTGATAGATTGGATTTCAGTGACCATCATTTCTTTCAAGCTATG GACATCATGACGATCAAAGAGAGACTTAAAGTACTAAAGGATGAATTCAGGGTCAAGCCTATTATTGTAGTGACAGAGAAG GATTATGATCGGGACCCAGTTATTCTAAAAGAACTCGATCAGTTCAAAGTTTTGGTACTTTGTTCTTCCCTGCAAATCGTGCCTTCTCCTGAACAGACGGAGGAGAGCTTCAATGCTCTGTTGAAAAAGCTGATTAACCAATCAAAG TTGAATTCAATGGAAAATATCAACACAACTTCAGCACGAGGGTGA
- the LOC131240572 gene encoding probable tetraacyldisaccharide 4'-kinase, mitochondrial isoform X2 — MENLRRAITQIANAQTQDLQNLSHFSRFCLIPFLSFSSSLYRLSLFLRHNLYLFGLFRKQRLPVRVISVGNLTWGGNGKTPMVEYIALLLSNSGITPLVLTRGYAGGDEAKMLQRHLLSTSAKIGVGANRAGTAAWFLEKYGYIDQFSTCFEKHCPGQKSSCSEVGKIGAVILDDGMQHWSLLRDLEIVMVNGIIPWGNGQLLPRGPLREPLTALRRADVAVIHHADLISDRQLRHIKATVREIKETLPILFSRMSPSHFFEVKNCDSKLPLTTVKNMVVLCVSAIGCPNAFVLGIEQIGPLCVDRLDFSDHHFFQAMDIMTIKERLKVLKDEFRVKPIIVVTEKLNSMENINTTSARG, encoded by the exons ATGGAAAACCTGAGAAGAGCAATTACTCAAATAGCCAACGCCCAAACCCAAGACCTCCAAAACCTCTCACATTTCAGTCGCTTTTGTCTCAtcccttttctctccttctcttcctccctctacagactctctctcttcctccgcCACAATCTCTACCTCTTCGGCCTCTTCCGAAAGCAGAG ATTGCCGGTGCGGGTGATCAGCGTTGGCAATTTGACGTGGGGTGGGAATGGAAAGACGCCGATGGTCGAATACATTGCCTTATTGCTTTCAAATTCCGGAATTACACCGCTCGTTCTTACCAGA GGTTATGCTGGTGGCGATGAAGCTAAAATGCTTCAAAGACATCTACTTAGCACTTCTGCAAAGATTGGTGTGGGGGCAAACAGGGCTGGCACCGCAGCATGGTTCTTAGAAAAATATGGTTATATTGATCAGTTCAGTACATGCTTTGAGAAACACTGCCCTGGTCAGAAGTCGAGTTGCTCTGAGGTAGGCAAAATCGGTGCTGTAATTTTGGATGATGGAATGCAG CACTGGAGCTTGTTGCGTGATCTGGAGATTGTGATGGTAAATGGTATTATACCATGGGGAAACGGTCAGTTGCTTCCGCGTGGACCTTTGAGGGAACCTTTGACTGCACTTAGAAGAGCAGATGTTGCAGTAATCCATCATGCGGATCTG ATTTCTGATCGTCAGCTCAGGCACATTAAGGCGACAGTACGAGAAATTAAAGAAACCCTTCCCATTTTATTCAGTAGGATGTCTCCATCCCACTTCTTTGAAGTCAAGAATTGCGATTCCAAATTGCCATTAACAACTGTGAAAAATATGGTTGTACTCTGTGTTTCTGCAATTGGTTGTCCAAATGCCTTCGTACTGGGGATTGAGcag ATTGGTCCTTTGTGTGTTGATAGATTGGATTTCAGTGACCATCATTTCTTTCAAGCTATG GACATCATGACGATCAAAGAGAGACTTAAAGTACTAAAGGATGAATTCAGGGTCAAGCCTATTATTGTAGTGACAGAGAAG TTGAATTCAATGGAAAATATCAACACAACTTCAGCACGAGGGTGA
- the LOC131240572 gene encoding probable tetraacyldisaccharide 4'-kinase, mitochondrial isoform X4, whose protein sequence is MENLRRAITQIANAQTQDLQNLSHFSRFCLIPFLSFSSSLYRLSLFLRHNLYLFGLFRKQRLPVRVISVGNLTWGGNGKTPMVEYIALLLSNSGITPLVLTRGYAGGDEAKMLQRHLLSTSAKIGVGANRAGTAAWFLEKYGYIDQFSTCFEKHCPGQKSSCSEVGKIGAVILDDGMQHWSLLRDLEIVMVNGIIPWGNGQLLPRGPLREPLTALRRADVAVIHHADLIGPLCVDRLDFSDHHFFQAMDIMTIKERLKVLKDEFRVKPIIVVTEKDYDRDPVILKELDQFKVLVLCSSLQIVPSPEQTEESFNALLKKLINQSKLNSMENINTTSARG, encoded by the exons ATGGAAAACCTGAGAAGAGCAATTACTCAAATAGCCAACGCCCAAACCCAAGACCTCCAAAACCTCTCACATTTCAGTCGCTTTTGTCTCAtcccttttctctccttctcttcctccctctacagactctctctcttcctccgcCACAATCTCTACCTCTTCGGCCTCTTCCGAAAGCAGAG ATTGCCGGTGCGGGTGATCAGCGTTGGCAATTTGACGTGGGGTGGGAATGGAAAGACGCCGATGGTCGAATACATTGCCTTATTGCTTTCAAATTCCGGAATTACACCGCTCGTTCTTACCAGA GGTTATGCTGGTGGCGATGAAGCTAAAATGCTTCAAAGACATCTACTTAGCACTTCTGCAAAGATTGGTGTGGGGGCAAACAGGGCTGGCACCGCAGCATGGTTCTTAGAAAAATATGGTTATATTGATCAGTTCAGTACATGCTTTGAGAAACACTGCCCTGGTCAGAAGTCGAGTTGCTCTGAGGTAGGCAAAATCGGTGCTGTAATTTTGGATGATGGAATGCAG CACTGGAGCTTGTTGCGTGATCTGGAGATTGTGATGGTAAATGGTATTATACCATGGGGAAACGGTCAGTTGCTTCCGCGTGGACCTTTGAGGGAACCTTTGACTGCACTTAGAAGAGCAGATGTTGCAGTAATCCATCATGCGGATCTG ATTGGTCCTTTGTGTGTTGATAGATTGGATTTCAGTGACCATCATTTCTTTCAAGCTATG GACATCATGACGATCAAAGAGAGACTTAAAGTACTAAAGGATGAATTCAGGGTCAAGCCTATTATTGTAGTGACAGAGAAG GATTATGATCGGGACCCAGTTATTCTAAAAGAACTCGATCAGTTCAAAGTTTTGGTACTTTGTTCTTCCCTGCAAATCGTGCCTTCTCCTGAACAGACGGAGGAGAGCTTCAATGCTCTGTTGAAAAAGCTGATTAACCAATCAAAG TTGAATTCAATGGAAAATATCAACACAACTTCAGCACGAGGGTGA